From the genome of Pelobacter propionicus DSM 2379, one region includes:
- a CDS encoding Hsp20/alpha crystallin family protein, whose protein sequence is MTRFSGKKPYHLEFYSRQVGEIKNLLHVLELKDGFDESENRPRMDMYETGDGVVLEFDLPGFRVEDICLKVCGITLLLEAHKPREQIEGSFICMERTYGDFRSAVQIPGDSNPCSITAEYRLGVLRVTCPKSDGLQVPIKEITP, encoded by the coding sequence ATGACACGTTTTTCAGGCAAGAAACCGTACCATCTGGAGTTTTACAGCCGTCAGGTTGGCGAAATCAAAAACCTGCTGCATGTCCTTGAGTTGAAGGATGGCTTCGATGAGTCCGAGAACCGGCCGCGCATGGATATGTACGAGACCGGTGATGGAGTCGTACTGGAGTTCGATCTGCCCGGTTTCCGCGTGGAGGATATCTGCCTCAAGGTCTGCGGCATCACGCTGCTTCTGGAGGCGCACAAGCCGCGTGAGCAGATCGAGGGGAGTTTCATCTGCATGGAGCGCACGTACGGAGATTTCCGCTCTGCCGTGCAGATACCCGGAGACAGCAATCCCTGCTCCATTACCGCCGAATACCGCTTGGGCGTGCTGCGGGTGACGTGCCCAAAGAGTGATGGCCTGCAGGTACCCATAAAGGAGATTACACCTTGA
- a CDS encoding hotdog fold thioesterase yields the protein MDLRDSGITLAELNQSSRNTLAEHLGIEFVELGADHLTARMPVDRRTHQPAGILHGGASVALAETVGSVAAGLCLDQGKKRIVGLEINANHVRPVRSGWVTGVARPLHLGRRTQIWEIRIHNHDDRLVCVSRLTVAVTDVDQFKGQAGE from the coding sequence ATGGATCTGCGCGATAGCGGAATAACCCTGGCAGAGCTCAACCAGAGTTCCCGAAACACCCTGGCCGAACATTTGGGGATCGAGTTCGTTGAGCTGGGCGCTGACCATCTCACGGCCAGGATGCCGGTGGATCGCCGCACGCACCAGCCGGCCGGCATACTCCACGGCGGGGCCTCGGTTGCATTGGCCGAAACCGTGGGAAGCGTGGCCGCCGGCCTCTGCCTGGATCAGGGGAAAAAGCGCATCGTCGGACTGGAGATCAACGCCAACCATGTGCGGCCGGTGCGTTCCGGCTGGGTCACCGGCGTGGCCCGTCCGCTGCACCTGGGGCGGAGGACCCAGATCTGGGAGATCAGAATCCATAACCATGATGATAGGCTGGTCTGCGTGTCGCGGCTCACGGTGGCTGTCACGGATGTGGACCAGTTCAAAGGCCAGGCAGGCGAATGA
- a CDS encoding saccharopine dehydrogenase family protein, whose protein sequence is MSKVLIIGAGGVGSVVTHKCAQRRDIFSEITLASRTKSKCDAIAAQLGNSINTARVDADNVPELVSLLRQVQPKLVINVALPYQDLTIMDACLETGVNYLDTANYEPIDTAKFEYSWQWAYQERFKDAGLMALLGSGFDPGVTNVYTALAAKKHLDEVQEIDIIDANAGSHGQPFATNFNPEINIREVTAICRHWENGQWVESGALATKHSFDFPEGIGPMNIYRMYHEEMESLVKHIPSIKKAQFWMTFSDNYLKHLEVLQNVGMTRIDEVEFQGQKIVPIQFLKALLPDPGSLGPLTKGKTCIGVIARGLKDGKRRQVYIYNICDHQECYREVSSQAISYTTGVPAVVGAIMMLTNKWHGAGVFNMEQFDPEPFLDELGPMGLPTVVVDGGDWPEL, encoded by the coding sequence ATGAGCAAGGTACTGATTATCGGAGCAGGCGGAGTCGGCAGCGTCGTCACCCACAAGTGTGCCCAGCGGCGGGACATCTTCAGCGAGATCACCCTAGCCTCGCGGACCAAGAGCAAGTGCGACGCCATCGCGGCCCAGTTAGGCAACAGCATCAACACCGCCCGGGTTGACGCCGACAATGTCCCGGAACTGGTGTCCCTGCTCAGACAGGTTCAGCCAAAACTGGTCATCAATGTCGCCCTCCCCTACCAGGACCTGACCATCATGGATGCCTGCCTGGAAACCGGTGTGAACTACCTGGACACCGCCAACTACGAGCCCATCGACACGGCAAAATTCGAGTATTCCTGGCAGTGGGCCTACCAGGAGCGCTTCAAAGACGCCGGCCTGATGGCACTTCTGGGCTCCGGCTTCGACCCGGGGGTGACCAACGTCTACACCGCCCTGGCGGCGAAAAAGCACCTGGACGAGGTTCAGGAGATCGACATCATCGATGCCAACGCCGGCTCCCACGGCCAGCCCTTCGCCACCAACTTCAACCCGGAGATCAACATCCGCGAGGTGACCGCCATCTGCCGCCACTGGGAGAACGGCCAGTGGGTGGAGTCCGGCGCCCTGGCCACTAAACATTCCTTCGACTTTCCCGAGGGGATCGGCCCCATGAACATCTACCGCATGTACCATGAGGAGATGGAGTCGCTGGTCAAACATATCCCCAGCATCAAAAAGGCCCAGTTCTGGATGACCTTCTCGGACAACTACCTGAAGCACCTGGAGGTGCTGCAGAACGTGGGCATGACCCGCATCGACGAGGTGGAGTTCCAGGGGCAGAAGATCGTGCCGATCCAGTTTCTGAAGGCGCTCCTCCCCGACCCCGGCTCCCTGGGTCCCCTGACCAAGGGGAAGACCTGCATCGGCGTCATCGCCCGCGGGCTGAAGGACGGCAAACGAAGGCAGGTCTACATCTACAACATCTGCGACCACCAGGAGTGCTACCGGGAGGTCAGCTCCCAGGCCATCAGCTACACCACCGGCGTGCCGGCGGTGGTGGGGGCGATCATGATGCTGACCAACAAGTGGCACGGAGCTGGCGTCTTCAACATGGAGCAGTTCGATCCCGAACCGTTCCTGGATGAACTGGGGCCCATGGGGCTGCCCACCGTGGTGGTGGATGGCGGCGACTGGCCCGAGCTGTAA
- the lon gene encoding endopeptidase La → MSETEKDIEKQDAEELKIPDELPLLPVRDVVVYPFMIIPLFVGREMSVKAVDSALAGDRMILLATQYEISEEDPPPDKIYGVGTVAMIMRMLKLPDGRIKILVQGLAKARITEFTSEKPFYTVRVERLNDMPLLDATLETEALVRTVREQLAKVVELGKQVSPEVIVILENIQDPGSMADLIASNMGLKVADAQQLLETVDPITRLTKINELLNREVELLSVQAKIQSAAREEMGKNQREYYLREQMRAIQQELGDGEGKEDLIEIRKAIESARMPESVQKEALKQLGRLENMHPDAGEAGIIRTYLDWLVEIPWSKSSRDSLDIGRAEKILNEDHFYLDKIKERILEFLSVRKLKKKMKGPILCFVGPPGVGKTSLGKSIARAMNRKFVRISLGGVRDEAEIRGHRRTYIGALPGRIIQGMKQAGTNNPVFMLDELDKLGYDYKGDPSSALLEVLDPEQNHSFSDHYINQPYNLSNVMFIATANQIDPVPSALRDRMEVITLSGYTEEEKLEISRRFLVPRQMKENGLKEKNIAFDDEAIAEIIAKYTREAGLRNLEREIGTVCRKVARKVAEGQKRITRVTAKNLHTFLGAPKFMREEDLDRNEIGVVNGLAWTPVGGEILHIEASQMQGKAGLTLTGQLGDVMKESAQAAHSYIRAHAEELSIKPEFFQQHEIHVHVPAGAIPKDGPSAGVAMTTALVSVITRIPVRKDVAMTGEITLRGKVLPIGGLKEKILAAVRSEMKTVIIPAQNKKDLEDVPAEILKRVKIVPVTKIDEVLKLALEKYPPPLAATPAGSVPKKRTTRGAAAPNSPDQGLPASAKG, encoded by the coding sequence TTGAGTGAAACCGAAAAAGACATTGAAAAGCAGGATGCGGAAGAGCTGAAAATACCCGATGAATTACCGCTCTTGCCGGTACGGGACGTGGTGGTCTACCCGTTCATGATCATTCCGCTTTTCGTTGGGCGCGAGATGTCGGTCAAAGCCGTGGACAGCGCCCTGGCGGGAGACCGCATGATCCTTTTGGCCACCCAGTACGAGATCAGCGAGGAAGATCCACCGCCGGACAAGATTTACGGCGTCGGCACGGTGGCCATGATCATGCGCATGCTCAAACTGCCCGACGGCAGGATCAAGATCCTGGTCCAGGGGTTGGCCAAGGCCCGCATCACCGAATTTACCTCGGAGAAGCCGTTCTATACGGTACGTGTCGAACGCTTGAACGATATGCCGCTGCTTGATGCGACCCTGGAGACAGAGGCCCTGGTGCGCACCGTGCGGGAGCAGTTGGCCAAGGTTGTGGAACTGGGCAAGCAGGTCTCCCCCGAGGTGATAGTCATACTGGAGAATATCCAGGATCCGGGGAGCATGGCCGACCTGATCGCCAGCAACATGGGGCTCAAGGTTGCCGACGCCCAGCAGCTCCTGGAAACGGTGGATCCCATAACCCGCCTGACCAAGATCAACGAACTGCTCAATCGTGAGGTGGAACTCTTAAGCGTGCAGGCCAAGATCCAGAGCGCGGCCCGCGAGGAGATGGGCAAGAACCAGCGGGAGTACTACCTGCGGGAGCAGATGCGGGCCATCCAGCAGGAGCTGGGGGACGGCGAGGGGAAGGAGGATCTGATCGAGATCCGCAAGGCCATCGAGTCCGCCAGAATGCCGGAGAGCGTGCAGAAGGAGGCGCTGAAACAGCTGGGCCGCCTGGAGAACATGCACCCCGATGCCGGCGAGGCCGGCATCATCCGCACCTACCTGGACTGGCTGGTGGAGATCCCCTGGAGCAAGTCCAGCCGCGACAGCCTGGACATCGGTCGTGCCGAGAAGATCCTGAATGAGGACCACTTCTATCTGGACAAGATCAAGGAGCGCATCCTGGAGTTCCTCTCCGTGCGCAAGCTGAAGAAGAAGATGAAAGGGCCGATCCTCTGCTTCGTCGGCCCTCCCGGCGTGGGCAAGACCTCCCTGGGCAAGTCCATCGCCCGGGCCATGAACCGCAAGTTCGTGCGCATCTCCCTGGGGGGGGTGCGTGACGAGGCCGAGATTCGCGGTCATCGCCGCACCTACATCGGCGCGCTTCCCGGGCGTATCATCCAGGGGATGAAGCAGGCCGGCACCAACAATCCGGTCTTCATGCTGGACGAGCTGGACAAGCTGGGCTACGACTACAAGGGGGATCCCTCATCGGCGCTCCTGGAGGTGCTGGACCCGGAGCAGAACCACTCCTTCTCCGACCACTACATCAACCAGCCCTACAACCTGTCCAACGTGATGTTCATCGCCACCGCCAACCAGATCGACCCGGTGCCGTCGGCCCTGCGCGACCGCATGGAGGTGATCACCCTCTCGGGCTACACCGAGGAGGAGAAGCTGGAGATCTCCCGGCGTTTCCTGGTGCCGCGCCAGATGAAGGAGAATGGCCTGAAGGAGAAGAACATCGCCTTTGACGACGAGGCCATTGCCGAGATCATCGCCAAATATACCCGCGAGGCCGGGCTGCGCAACCTGGAGCGGGAGATCGGCACGGTCTGCCGCAAGGTGGCCCGCAAGGTGGCCGAGGGGCAGAAACGCATCACCCGGGTGACTGCCAAGAACCTGCATACCTTCCTGGGCGCGCCCAAGTTCATGCGGGAAGAGGACCTGGACAGAAACGAAATCGGCGTGGTCAACGGCCTGGCCTGGACCCCGGTGGGGGGTGAAATCCTGCACATCGAAGCGTCACAGATGCAGGGCAAGGCCGGCCTGACCCTCACCGGTCAGCTGGGGGACGTGATGAAGGAGTCGGCCCAGGCCGCCCATTCCTACATCCGCGCCCATGCCGAGGAACTGAGCATCAAGCCGGAGTTCTTTCAGCAACATGAGATCCACGTGCATGTTCCGGCCGGCGCTATCCCCAAGGACGGCCCTTCCGCCGGGGTCGCCATGACAACGGCCCTGGTCTCGGTCATAACCCGCATTCCGGTCAGGAAAGACGTGGCCATGACCGGCGAGATCACCCTGCGGGGCAAGGTTCTGCCCATCGGCGGGTTGAAGGAGAAGATCCTGGCCGCCGTACGCTCGGAGATGAAAACGGTGATCATACCGGCCCAGAACAAGAAGGATTTGGAGGACGTCCCGGCCGAGATCCTCAAGAGGGTAAAGATCGTGCCGGTGACCAAGATCGACGAGGTGCTCAAGCTGGCACTGGAGAAGTATCCGCCCCCCCTGGCGGCCACTCCGGCGGGGAGTGTCCCCAAAAAGCGGACAACCAGAGGCGCCGCGGCGCCGAATTCGCCCGATCAGGGACTCCCGGCCAGCGCCAAGGGATAG
- the speA gene encoding biosynthetic arginine decarboxylase encodes MERWSINDSAKIYNLNNWGGDLFSINKKGNICVHPSPNSKYSIELASLVDDLIKRKIKPPILLRFMNILEGRIASINRVFRNAIQTNNYPAQYQTFYPIKVNQQRQVVEAIANFGKKYNIGLEVGSKPELVAAISISTNNSLPIICNGYKDTEFIETVLYATKIGYNITIVIEKLFELEKVIELSRKTGITPKLGIRVKLSSKGTGKWATSGGEDAKFGLRISEIITAIDLLKQYNLIDSVKLLHSHIGSQVTKIDKIKNALIEGARIYVEMKKLGVNLEYIDIGGGLGVDYDGSKSSYFSSVNYSVEEYANDVIYQIKNICDEAGVDCPNIISESGRATVAHYSVMVTNILNTNTQNQMPDFESILTQAEPLSPTVRKLVDIYKSIDRHSLREDYHDTLQLIQEAVSLFNLGYLNLNDRAMAEWLYTRIIKKINNLVEKMKPVPEELQNFKLSMRQTYFANFSLFQSIPDSWAIDQLFPIMPIQRLGEKPDVIASIADITCDSDGEITSFVGENGRTKYLPLHKIRKNEEYYIGFFLIGAYQEILGDLHNLFGDTNAVHITFNKKTNYRIDTVISGDAIQQSLKYVQYDGNEILKKVRDSLENGVASKKISIEESSHFLELLDKTIQAYTYLGE; translated from the coding sequence ATGGAGCGCTGGTCAATCAACGATTCCGCGAAAATTTACAATCTCAACAACTGGGGCGGTGATCTCTTCTCCATCAACAAGAAGGGTAATATCTGCGTCCATCCTTCCCCCAATTCAAAGTATTCCATCGAACTGGCATCCCTGGTGGACGACCTGATCAAGCGTAAGATAAAACCCCCCATCCTGCTCAGGTTCATGAACATCCTGGAGGGGCGCATCGCATCCATCAACCGGGTCTTCAGGAATGCCATCCAGACCAACAACTACCCGGCCCAGTACCAGACCTTCTACCCCATCAAGGTCAACCAGCAGCGCCAGGTCGTGGAGGCCATCGCCAACTTCGGCAAGAAGTACAACATCGGCCTGGAGGTGGGCTCCAAGCCTGAACTTGTGGCCGCCATTTCCATATCCACCAACAACAGCCTGCCGATCATCTGCAACGGCTACAAGGATACCGAGTTCATCGAGACCGTCCTGTACGCCACCAAGATCGGTTACAATATCACCATCGTGATCGAGAAGCTGTTCGAACTGGAGAAGGTCATCGAACTCTCCAGGAAGACCGGCATCACCCCCAAACTGGGCATCAGGGTCAAGCTCTCCTCCAAGGGGACCGGCAAGTGGGCCACCTCCGGCGGCGAGGACGCCAAGTTCGGCCTGCGCATCTCCGAGATAATCACCGCCATCGACCTGCTCAAGCAGTACAACCTGATCGACAGCGTCAAGCTGCTGCACTCCCACATCGGCAGCCAGGTCACCAAGATCGACAAGATCAAAAACGCGCTGATCGAGGGGGCCCGCATCTATGTGGAGATGAAGAAGCTGGGGGTCAACCTGGAGTACATCGACATCGGCGGCGGTCTGGGGGTGGACTACGACGGATCCAAGTCCAGCTACTTCTCCAGCGTCAACTACTCGGTGGAAGAGTACGCCAACGACGTCATCTACCAGATCAAGAACATCTGCGACGAGGCGGGGGTGGACTGCCCCAACATCATCTCCGAATCGGGCCGGGCCACCGTTGCCCACTACTCGGTGATGGTCACCAACATCCTCAACACCAACACCCAGAACCAGATGCCCGACTTCGAATCCATCCTGACCCAGGCGGAGCCCCTCTCACCCACGGTCAGGAAGCTTGTGGACATCTACAAGAGCATCGACCGCCACTCCCTGCGCGAGGATTACCACGACACCCTCCAGCTGATCCAGGAGGCGGTCAGCCTGTTCAACCTGGGCTACCTGAACCTGAACGACCGGGCCATGGCGGAATGGCTGTACACACGAATAATCAAGAAGATCAACAACCTGGTGGAAAAGATGAAGCCGGTCCCCGAGGAGTTGCAGAACTTCAAGCTGAGCATGCGCCAGACCTATTTCGCCAACTTCTCCCTGTTCCAGTCCATACCGGATTCCTGGGCCATCGACCAGCTCTTCCCGATCATGCCGATCCAGCGGCTGGGGGAAAAGCCGGACGTGATCGCCTCCATCGCCGACATCACCTGCGATTCCGACGGCGAGATCACCAGCTTCGTGGGCGAGAACGGACGGACCAAGTACCTGCCGCTGCACAAGATCAGAAAGAACGAGGAGTACTACATCGGCTTCTTCCTGATCGGCGCCTACCAGGAGATACTAGGGGACCTGCACAACCTGTTCGGTGACACCAATGCCGTGCACATAACCTTCAACAAGAAGACCAACTACCGCATCGACACGGTCATCAGCGGCGACGCCATCCAGCAGTCCCTCAAATACGTACAGTACGACGGCAACGAGATACTGAAAAAAGTGCGCGACAGCCTGGAGAACGGGGTCGCCTCCAAGAAGATCTCCATCGAGGAGAGCAGCCACTTCCTGGAACTGCTGGACAAGACCATCCAGGCCTACACCTACCTGGGTGAATAG